The genomic DNA GTCTGAGGCAGAAGCCACAGGAGATGTCTCTGTAAAGCCCAAGGCTAAGGCCACGCCCACTTCTGAGAGTGAGGGTGGGGCAGGCACTCAGGCCTGCAAAAAGTCTCAGCCTAATGTCCATGACTACTACTGGAATGGGATTGGTGTTGAGGACTGGATTGCTTCTGAGCGATGGATCAAATTTAGGTTTCAGGCTAGGGATGGATACTGGGAGAATAGCATGTCCTGGGCTGATGATGAGAATGAAGCCAATGTTGAATCCTGGAGTGCGACTAGGGGTGAGAATGAGGTTGGTATTCAGTcctgggctggagctggggaCCAGGCCAGTGGAGGGCTCTGGGCTGGGAGTCACGCCAGTGAACAGTCCTGGGCTGCGGGCCAGGCCAGTGGGGGTTACTGGGTAGAGGCTGGGGACAAGGCTGTTGGAGGGTCCTGGACTGTGGCTGAGAACCAGGCTAGTGGGGCTTCTTGGGCTGGCACTGGGAACCAGGCTGTTGTGGTGCCCTGGACTGGAGCTCAGGCCAGTGAGAGTtcctgggctgggggccaggccaGTGGGGTATCCTGGACTGGGGGAGAGGCCATTGGAGTGTCCTGGACTGTGGTTGAGAACCAGGCCAATGGAGCATcctgggctggggctgaggcACAGGCCAGTGGAAGGTCCCAGGATGGGGCTGGGATTCAGGCTAATGGAGGGTCCTGGGCTCAGGCTACGGCTGGGAATGTGGTTAACATTGGGTACTGGGCTGTGGCTGTGGACCAGGCTACTGGAGGGTCCTGGATTCTGACTAGTGATCTGTCTGGCGGTGCGTCCTGGGTTGGGACTAGTGATTTGTCTGGTGGTGGATCCAAGCCTAGACTTGAGGATCAGACCAATAAAAATGTGTCCTGggctggagctgggctggggcctgaAAACCAGTCCAGGGGAAGGGCCTGGGCTGACACTGCGGACCAAGCCAGTGGAGGGTCTGGGCTAGGGCTTGTGGATCAGTCCAGTGGTGGGTCCTGGGTTACGGCTGGAGAACAGCCCAATAGAGGGTCTAGGCCAGGGTTTGCAGACCAGTCCAGTGTTGGGTCCTGGGCTGGCACTGGGAACCAGGCCAGTGAAGGATTCTTGGTGGGGGTCGTGGATCAGGCCAGTGGGGGTCCTTGGACTGGGACTGGTGATCAGTCTGGTGGTGGGTCCAAGCCTGGATTTAAGGATCAGGTCAGTGAAGAAGGGTCTTTGGCTGGGGCTGGTAGCCAGGCTGGTGGAGGGACTAGGTCGGGGCCTGAGGACCAGTCCAGTGGAGGGTCTTGGGCTGACTCTGGGGACCAAGCCAGTGGAGGTTTCTTGGTTGGGGCTGTGGACCAGGCCAATGAAGGGTCCTGGATTGGACCTGGGCATCAGGCTGGTGGTGAGGCAAAGCCTAGATATGAGGATCAGGCCAAATCTGGAAGAGTGTCTTGGGCTGACAGTGGGGGCCAGGCGAGTGGAGGGTCTACACTGGGGCCCAGGGACCAGTCCGTTGGAGATTCCTGGGCTGGCATTGGGGACCAGGCCAGTGGAGGATCCAGGCCGGTGCTCAAGGATCAGTCCACTGGATGGTTCTATGCTTGCAGTGGGAGTCAGGCCAATACAGGAGGGTCCTGGGGTGGGGCTAGTGGCCAGGCCATTGGAGGGCCCATGAACCAGTCCAGTGGTGGGTCCTGGGCTGATACTGGGAGTCAGGTCAGTGGAGGGtcttgggctggggctggggatcaGGCTGGTAGCTGTTCCAAACCTGGATTTGAGGATCAGGCCAGTGGAGGAGCGTTCTGGTCTGGTGCTCAGGACCAGGCCATTGGAGGGTCTAGTCCAGGGCTTGCAGACCAGCCCAGTGGTGGGTCCTGGGTTGGCACTGGGAGTCAGGCCAGTGGAAGGTCCTGGATTGTGGCTGGGGATCAAGCTGGTAGCTGTTCCAAAGCTGGGTTTGAGGATCAGGCCAGTGGAGGAGGCTCCTGGGCTGGCACTGGGGATCAGGCTTGTGGAAAATCCTGGGCTGGGTCTAAGCCTGGGAATGAGGCCAGTAGAGGGTCTAGCCTGGGGCCTGAAGAGCAGGCAAGTGGAGGGTCCTGGGCTAGGCCTGGAGACCAGACCAGTAGAAGGTCTCAGGTGAGTGCTGGGACAGAGGCCAGTGAAGGATCCTGGTTTGGGGCTGGGAGTGAGGCTAGTACAGGGTCTTGGTTCTGGAGAGGAGAAGAAGCTGGTATTGTGTCTAGTCCTGGAGATAAAAATGAGGCCAGTATTGAATCCAGCTCAGTGGTTAGGGAAGAGGCTGTCATTAGTTCTAGATTTGGGGCTGAGAACAAAAACGGTATTGGGTCCTGGATCAGATCTGATGAGGCTGCCTGTATGGGTTCCTGTGTGGGGtctgaggctggggctggggttggggCTGAGGTCAGGCAGGAGTCTTGGCTCTGGGATGGAGATGCAGCTACTACAGGGTCTAGGCTTGGGGTTGAGGAAGAGGCTGGCATGGGGTCCTGGACTTTGGCTGGGGATGTAGATGAGGATGAGCTAAGTAGTGCATCCAGCCCTGATATTGAGGAGATAAGTTTAAGGTCCTTGTTTTGGGCTGAGAGTGAGAACAATAATGCATTCAGATCTAAGCGTGAGAAGGATGTCAATTTTGAGCGTAGGGCTGGAGATAAGGCCAGCACCAAAGACAAGCTTGAAGCTGCTGGTGGAGTCGATGTAAAGTCTTGTTTCTGGGATGGTAATGAAAACAGAAGTGAGGATAAATCTGCACCTAAGACTAAAGCCAAAAAGTCAGCTGAATCAAGAGTCACATATCCATCCATGGTCCCTGGGGCAGGAATGGGGTCATGGGCCGGAGCCATGATCTGGACAGAAATGAAATTTCCATACCAAAATGAGTCCTGCTTCCCACCTGAAGATGAGCTCAGAAAGCAGATCAGGTCTGGGGAGAAAACTCAGCCTTGGGCCTGCCGCTGTAGACGTGAAACTAATATGGATCCACGAGAGCTTGAAAAACTCATTTGCATGATTGAGATGACTGAAGATCCTTCTATTCATGAAATAGCCAATAATGCTCTGTATAACAGTCGTGATTACCCATTTTCCCATGAAGTCATTCGTAATGCAGGTAGAATCTCAATTATTGAAGGCTTGCTCAATAATCCCTACCCCAGTGTTAGGCAGAAGGCTTTAAATGCACTGAATAACATCTCGGTGGCTGCTGAAAATCATAGGAAGGTTAAAACATACTTAAACCAAGTATGTGAAGACACCATCACCTATCCCTTGAATTCAAATGTGCAGCTGGCTGGATTGAGATTGATAAAGCACCTGACTATTATTAGTGAATATCAGCATATGGTTACAAATTACATTTCAGAATTTCTTCGTTTGTTAACTGTGGGAAGTGGAGAAACTAAAGACCATATTTTGGGAAtgcttttaaatttctctaaaaatCCATCTATGACAAAAGACTTGCTCATTGCCAATGCACCGGCATCACTGATTAATATCTTTAGcaagaaagagacaaaggaaaatattcttaATGCTCTTTcactatttgaaaatataaattaccattttaaaagaagagcaaaagTATTTACCCAGGACAAGTTCAGTAAAAATTCCCTTTATTTCATATTCCAACGACCTAAAGCATGTGCCAAGAAACTTCGAGTCTTAGCAGCAGAATACAATGACCCTGAGGTGAAAGAAAGAGTTGAGCTATTATTAAGTAAACTCTGATTAGTTGTAATTTTCCAAACAAATTTGAGTAATATTTTGGTTTTGCAGCCTGGAAGTAATGCACATTGTAAATTGCATTATAATTTCTAAAGTGATGTTGCTTATGATGGTCGTTAGCTGGACCATTTTATGAACACCAAATGAATTCAATCTTGTACTGAAAATACATGTGTTGATTTTTACCTTGTCTGGATTGAGATATTTTTGGTATGCTTCATGAGCAGAAACTGAACTGATTCTTCATAAGTAAGGTAATCTTTGGTCCTTTGTGTGGACTTATGTTTATACATTTGagactttatttttatgtcaTCAATAAAGTTGTGtgttttaagcagaaaaaaagacaCGTCTTTGTCCTTGAATCTGTGATCTATTTGGAAAGGCAAgatgtatggaaacaaaaagataCTAACAAAACCGGAGAACCTCTGATCATAGCCAGCTGTTTCCTATTAATGCTTAAAGGCAGAAGAAACTTCTGCATGCAACAGTGTTCAGGAAAAGTTTTGCAGAGGAGGAGGCACTTAAGTAAGCTGGGCATGAAAGACAGGATAAAAACAGGGCAGAAGGGCATTGGAGGAAGGAGGAGTGATGGGAAGAAAGGCATGGAGGTGGGAATTTTGCTCCACAGAGGAGGCTGGCCTGCCTGGAGTACAaagtgtggggaggggagtgatGGGAAATACAGTCCAGCAGTTGGGTGAGTCCCATTCATGGAGGATCCCTGATTTCTAAACTGAGGTGTCTGTATATTCTACCCACCTCTGGGAGACACGAAAGCCTTTTGTGACCAGAAGAGTGACAAGATGAAAGGAACATTATGTGGCTGACTTGTGTGCAGAATGGGTCAGAGTTGGGGTGGGGACAGGAGTGGCCACTGAAGATTGGAACACCACTTAGGAAGTTACCACCATAGTTCAGGCACAGATGCTAAAGGCGTGAAATTTCACTGGTGGCAATGGGAGTGGCAAGGGGAGGAAGTAAATGAGAGACGCTTTGAATGAAGTGCTGGAACCTATCCTGGGGACATACAGAGAGGGACAATTTTATTGTAGGGTCCTGAGGGCATCTGATAGGAAAACATCCTCTGTCTTGTCCAACTCTGGTGTCTATGGGAGTGAATATGTTAGTGATTATTTTggaattatgaaaaaatataatagaagaaagaataatttttagaGCTTCTATCAGATTTCTTTTACAAGATTGGTTGGGGCAGGGTCTTTATGGAACCATCGAGAGGGCTGTTGGCATCCATACTGGAGAAGATCCACCTCTCTTCCAACCTAGAGTATGGTGAGGGTGTGGGTGGAGGGACACCTTCAAACTGTGCTGGTGGGAGCATACTTGGTACAAGATCCATTTGGATACATGTTTTAGAAGCTTTCAAGATGTGCATgctcttt from Balaenoptera acutorostrata chromosome X, mBalAcu1.1, whole genome shotgun sequence includes the following:
- the ARMCX4 gene encoding armadillo repeat-containing X-linked protein 4; its protein translation is MGRVQEVGWVTAGLMIWAGACYCIYRLTKGRAQSVRRLARNGSRVKMETVVGIQNQTLAMCEAMVGTEIETRPKPKTGAETGAGGGAGAEVETKTTATARIKTNSQAKAMAEAETETQSEAKTVAGTVVITEAVILTEAKASEVAMKEAVTQTNSESGRLVKKEAVTQTKAKAWALGARAETKKEAMTQTKAETRILAEKETDMNRVMVTQNEALAVIREVAKMGAISKTGNVAETKLRALEETVSVAKTQSEARSGTSVEAKGNHNTKSKAEAGADMKSCALSQAVAKIQVDDMLGTGVEAKGNCKTASQAGSVADMRASAQPQIVAKAQTEAVPGAMVDAGVNTNAMCEAGVGAGTSASTQSQTVTKKQDETVSAARVDDRGNNNVTSRAMTGADTRAAAQPQAVAGAQTEAMPDARGKGRGNSNAVSKVGVGTDTESYTQPQPKANVQADALPDDRIKAQGNANTKPKEEAGTDTKAQSQTSTKSQVEALPSTRGKARGKAKGKCKAGVGADMKTCAQPQAGVKAQADVFPDSRIDGRGDPDTISGAGAKAELRACAQPQEMASSQGEALPGAKKKVQDNPNAVSKSGAGPQAKSSAQPQAMANTQGEALPGVKNKVRGNPNAVSKAGTGPDTKGSAQPETDTTSPAQPQAVANSQGEALCGTKNKVRGNPNAVCKAGTGPDTKNSAQPQAVANSQGETLPGVKIKVRGNPNAVSKAGAGPDTKGSAQPQTDTTGSAQPQAAVSSQGEDSPGTKNKVRGNPNAVSKAGSGPDTTCSAQPQTDTTNTVQPQAVANSQGEVLPAAKNKVRGNPNAVSKGGSGPDTKGSAQPQAAANSQGETLYGTKNKVRGNPNAVSKGGSKTDTKGSAQPQAAATSLGEALCGTKNKVRGNPSAVSKAGAGPDTADSAQPQTDTTGSTQPQAVASSQGDALLGARSKVKGNPNAVSKAGTGPGTTGSAPPQAVANSQGEGLLGARSKVRGNRVAESKVEAGAGTMGSGQRQSVAHSQSKTSSGAKDKAMRKSEAEATGDVSVKPKAKATPTSESEGGAGTQACKKSQPNVHDYYWNGIGVEDWIASERWIKFRFQARDGYWENSMSWADDENEANVESWSATRGENEVGIQSWAGAGDQASGGLWAGSHASEQSWAAGQASGGYWVEAGDKAVGGSWTVAENQASGASWAGTGNQAVVVPWTGAQASESSWAGGQASGVSWTGGEAIGVSWTVVENQANGASWAGAEAQASGRSQDGAGIQANGGSWAQATAGNVVNIGYWAVAVDQATGGSWILTSDLSGGASWVGTSDLSGGGSKPRLEDQTNKNVSWAGAGLGPENQSRGRAWADTADQASGGSGLGLVDQSSGGSWVTAGEQPNRGSRPGFADQSSVGSWAGTGNQASEGFLVGVVDQASGGPWTGTGDQSGGGSKPGFKDQVSEEGSLAGAGSQAGGGTRSGPEDQSSGGSWADSGDQASGGFLVGAVDQANEGSWIGPGHQAGGEAKPRYEDQAKSGRVSWADSGGQASGGSTLGPRDQSVGDSWAGIGDQASGGSRPVLKDQSTGWFYACSGSQANTGGSWGGASGQAIGGPMNQSSGGSWADTGSQVSGGSWAGAGDQAGSCSKPGFEDQASGGAFWSGAQDQAIGGSSPGLADQPSGGSWVGTGSQASGRSWIVAGDQAGSCSKAGFEDQASGGGSWAGTGDQACGKSWAGSKPGNEASRGSSLGPEEQASGGSWARPGDQTSRRSQVSAGTEASEGSWFGAGSEASTGSWFWRGEEAGIVSSPGDKNEASIESSSVVREEAVISSRFGAENKNGIGSWIRSDEAACMGSCVGSEAGAGVGAEVRQESWLWDGDAATTGSRLGVEEEAGMGSWTLAGDVDEDELSSASSPDIEEISLRSLFWAESENNNAFRSKREKDVNFERRAGDKASTKDKLEAAGGVDVKSCFWDGNENRSEDKSAPKTKAKKSAESRVTYPSMVPGAGMGSWAGAMIWTEMKFPYQNESCFPPEDELRKQIRSGEKTQPWACRCRRETNMDPRELEKLICMIEMTEDPSIHEIANNALYNSRDYPFSHEVIRNAGRISIIEGLLNNPYPSVRQKALNALNNISVAAENHRKVKTYLNQVCEDTITYPLNSNVQLAGLRLIKHLTIISEYQHMVTNYISEFLRLLTVGSGETKDHILGMLLNFSKNPSMTKDLLIANAPASLINIFSKKETKENILNALSLFENINYHFKRRAKVFTQDKFSKNSLYFIFQRPKACAKKLRVLAAEYNDPEVKERVELLLSKL